The following proteins are co-located in the Castanea sativa cultivar Marrone di Chiusa Pesio chromosome 8, ASM4071231v1 genome:
- the LOC142607072 gene encoding GDP-mannose transporter GONST2-like isoform X1, with the protein MNQLIVCEMSSEFKVDVISHDFEESGLSSLNGEVTLAERVNEVFEVLNVNRKQGNGSISNIVTNTERRTFSDKVSRGKQAAVDDSINLQIDGDEKREHGPAKKSGPLLSGTAYCISSCSMILLNKVVLSGYNFNAGISLMFYQNLISSLVVVLLGLCRVVSVEKLNWKLIRVWIPVNVIFIGMLVSGMYSLKYINIAMVTILKNMTNILTAIGELYIFRKHQNQKVWTAMFLMIISAVSGGITDLSFDPVGYAWQIMNCILTASYSLTLRRVMDEAKKSTRSGSLNEVSMVLLNNLLSLPFAIFLIILFGEWEYVINADVTKSPMFWVVATASGFLGLAISFTSMWFLQQTSPTTYSLVGSLNKIPISIAGLVLFKVPLSLPNCFSILFGLFAGVFFARAKMSK; encoded by the exons ATGAATCAACTAATA GTTTGTGAGATGTCGTCCGAATTCAAGGTAGATGTAATTAGCCATGATTTTGAGGAATCAGGTTTAAGTTCCTTGAATGGAGAAGTGACGTTGGCTGAAAGGGTTAATGAAGTATTTGAAGTTCTTAATGTTAACCGTAAGCAAGGAAATGGATCAATCAGCAATATTGTGACAAATACAGAACGCAGAACTTTCAGTGACAA GGTTTCTAGAGGGAAACAAGCTGCGGTTGATGATAGTATCAATCTTCAGATTGATGGTGATGAAAAGCGTGAACATGGACCAGCAAAAAAATCTGGACCTCTTTTGTCTGGGACAGCTTACTGCATTTCCTCTTGCAGCATGATTTTGCtgaataaagttgttttatccGGTTATAATTTCAATGCGGGAATATCCCTAATGTTTTATCAG AACCTTATCAGTTCTTTAGTTGTTGTGCTATTGGGCCTCTGTCGAGTAGTTTCTGTGGAAAAGCTGAACTGGAAGCTGATTAGGGTCTGGATCCCTGTAAATGTTATATTCATTGGAATGCTTGTATCTGGCATGTATAG tttGAAGTACATAAACATAGCAATGGTGACTATTCTGAAGAACATGACAAATATTTTAACAGCAATTGGAGAATTGTATATATTTCGGAAACATCAGAATCAAAAAGTGTGGACTGCAATGTTTTTAATG ATTATCTCTGCTGTCAGTGGTGGTATCACAGATCTCTCCTTTGATCCAGTGGGTTATGCATGGCAGATTATGAATTGCATTCTAACAGCTAGCTACTCT CTCACCCTGCGGCGTGTCATGGACGAGGCAAAGAAGTCAACAAGATCTGGATCACTCAATGAAGTGTCAATGGTGTTGCTGAATAATTTATTATCTTTACCTTTTGCCATCTTCTTGATTATACTGTTTGGCGAATGGGAATATGTAATAAATGC GGATGTAACCAAATCGCCAATGTTTTGGGTTGTAGCAACAGCCAGTGGATTTCTTGGGCTTGCCATTAGCTTCACTTCTATGTGGTTCTTACAGCAAACTAGCCCAACCACTTACAG TCTGGTGGGTTCCTTAAACAAGATTCCTATTTCCATTGCTGGTTTAGTGCTTTTCAAGGTTCCACTTAGTCTACCAAATTGCTTCAGTATACTCTTTG GTCTTTTTGCTGGAGTATTCTTTGCCAGGGCCAAAATGTCCAAATGA
- the LOC142607072 gene encoding GDP-mannose transporter GONST2-like isoform X3, which yields MNQLIVCEMSSEFKVDVISHDFEESGLSSLNGEVTLAERVNEVFEVLNVNRKQGNGSISNIVTNTERRTFSDKVSRGKQAAVDDSINLQIDGDEKREHGPAKKSGPLLSGTAYCISSCSMILLNKVVLSGYNFNAGISLMFYQNLISSLVVVLLGLCRVVSVEKLNWKLIRVWIPVNVIFIGMLVSGMYSLKYINIAMVTILKNMTNILTAIGELYIFRKHQNQKVWTAMFLMLTLRRVMDEAKKSTRSGSLNEVSMVLLNNLLSLPFAIFLIILFGEWEYVINADVTKSPMFWVVATASGFLGLAISFTSMWFLQQTSPTTYSLVGSLNKIPISIAGLVLFKVPLSLPNCFSILFGLFAGVFFARAKMSK from the exons ATGAATCAACTAATA GTTTGTGAGATGTCGTCCGAATTCAAGGTAGATGTAATTAGCCATGATTTTGAGGAATCAGGTTTAAGTTCCTTGAATGGAGAAGTGACGTTGGCTGAAAGGGTTAATGAAGTATTTGAAGTTCTTAATGTTAACCGTAAGCAAGGAAATGGATCAATCAGCAATATTGTGACAAATACAGAACGCAGAACTTTCAGTGACAA GGTTTCTAGAGGGAAACAAGCTGCGGTTGATGATAGTATCAATCTTCAGATTGATGGTGATGAAAAGCGTGAACATGGACCAGCAAAAAAATCTGGACCTCTTTTGTCTGGGACAGCTTACTGCATTTCCTCTTGCAGCATGATTTTGCtgaataaagttgttttatccGGTTATAATTTCAATGCGGGAATATCCCTAATGTTTTATCAG AACCTTATCAGTTCTTTAGTTGTTGTGCTATTGGGCCTCTGTCGAGTAGTTTCTGTGGAAAAGCTGAACTGGAAGCTGATTAGGGTCTGGATCCCTGTAAATGTTATATTCATTGGAATGCTTGTATCTGGCATGTATAG tttGAAGTACATAAACATAGCAATGGTGACTATTCTGAAGAACATGACAAATATTTTAACAGCAATTGGAGAATTGTATATATTTCGGAAACATCAGAATCAAAAAGTGTGGACTGCAATGTTTTTAATG CTCACCCTGCGGCGTGTCATGGACGAGGCAAAGAAGTCAACAAGATCTGGATCACTCAATGAAGTGTCAATGGTGTTGCTGAATAATTTATTATCTTTACCTTTTGCCATCTTCTTGATTATACTGTTTGGCGAATGGGAATATGTAATAAATGC GGATGTAACCAAATCGCCAATGTTTTGGGTTGTAGCAACAGCCAGTGGATTTCTTGGGCTTGCCATTAGCTTCACTTCTATGTGGTTCTTACAGCAAACTAGCCCAACCACTTACAG TCTGGTGGGTTCCTTAAACAAGATTCCTATTTCCATTGCTGGTTTAGTGCTTTTCAAGGTTCCACTTAGTCTACCAAATTGCTTCAGTATACTCTTTG GTCTTTTTGCTGGAGTATTCTTTGCCAGGGCCAAAATGTCCAAATGA
- the LOC142607072 gene encoding GDP-mannose transporter GONST2-like isoform X2: protein MSSEFKVDVISHDFEESGLSSLNGEVTLAERVNEVFEVLNVNRKQGNGSISNIVTNTERRTFSDKVSRGKQAAVDDSINLQIDGDEKREHGPAKKSGPLLSGTAYCISSCSMILLNKVVLSGYNFNAGISLMFYQNLISSLVVVLLGLCRVVSVEKLNWKLIRVWIPVNVIFIGMLVSGMYSLKYINIAMVTILKNMTNILTAIGELYIFRKHQNQKVWTAMFLMIISAVSGGITDLSFDPVGYAWQIMNCILTASYSLTLRRVMDEAKKSTRSGSLNEVSMVLLNNLLSLPFAIFLIILFGEWEYVINADVTKSPMFWVVATASGFLGLAISFTSMWFLQQTSPTTYSLVGSLNKIPISIAGLVLFKVPLSLPNCFSILFGLFAGVFFARAKMSK, encoded by the exons ATGTCGTCCGAATTCAAGGTAGATGTAATTAGCCATGATTTTGAGGAATCAGGTTTAAGTTCCTTGAATGGAGAAGTGACGTTGGCTGAAAGGGTTAATGAAGTATTTGAAGTTCTTAATGTTAACCGTAAGCAAGGAAATGGATCAATCAGCAATATTGTGACAAATACAGAACGCAGAACTTTCAGTGACAA GGTTTCTAGAGGGAAACAAGCTGCGGTTGATGATAGTATCAATCTTCAGATTGATGGTGATGAAAAGCGTGAACATGGACCAGCAAAAAAATCTGGACCTCTTTTGTCTGGGACAGCTTACTGCATTTCCTCTTGCAGCATGATTTTGCtgaataaagttgttttatccGGTTATAATTTCAATGCGGGAATATCCCTAATGTTTTATCAG AACCTTATCAGTTCTTTAGTTGTTGTGCTATTGGGCCTCTGTCGAGTAGTTTCTGTGGAAAAGCTGAACTGGAAGCTGATTAGGGTCTGGATCCCTGTAAATGTTATATTCATTGGAATGCTTGTATCTGGCATGTATAG tttGAAGTACATAAACATAGCAATGGTGACTATTCTGAAGAACATGACAAATATTTTAACAGCAATTGGAGAATTGTATATATTTCGGAAACATCAGAATCAAAAAGTGTGGACTGCAATGTTTTTAATG ATTATCTCTGCTGTCAGTGGTGGTATCACAGATCTCTCCTTTGATCCAGTGGGTTATGCATGGCAGATTATGAATTGCATTCTAACAGCTAGCTACTCT CTCACCCTGCGGCGTGTCATGGACGAGGCAAAGAAGTCAACAAGATCTGGATCACTCAATGAAGTGTCAATGGTGTTGCTGAATAATTTATTATCTTTACCTTTTGCCATCTTCTTGATTATACTGTTTGGCGAATGGGAATATGTAATAAATGC GGATGTAACCAAATCGCCAATGTTTTGGGTTGTAGCAACAGCCAGTGGATTTCTTGGGCTTGCCATTAGCTTCACTTCTATGTGGTTCTTACAGCAAACTAGCCCAACCACTTACAG TCTGGTGGGTTCCTTAAACAAGATTCCTATTTCCATTGCTGGTTTAGTGCTTTTCAAGGTTCCACTTAGTCTACCAAATTGCTTCAGTATACTCTTTG GTCTTTTTGCTGGAGTATTCTTTGCCAGGGCCAAAATGTCCAAATGA
- the LOC142607072 gene encoding GDP-mannose transporter GONST2-like isoform X4, whose product MNQLIVCEMSSEFKVDVISHDFEESGLSSLNGEVTLAERVNEVFEVLNVNRKQGNGSISNIVTNTERRTFSDKVSRGKQAAVDDSINLQIDGDEKREHGPAKKSGPLLSGTAYCISSCSMILLNKVVLSGYNFNAGISLMFYQNLISSLVVVLLGLCRVVSVEKLNWKLIRVWIPVNVIFIGMLVSGMYSLKYINIAMVTILKNMTNILTAIGELYIFRKHQNQKVWTAMFLMIISAVSGGITDLSFDPVGYAWQIMNCILTASYSLTLRRVMDEAKKSTRSGSLNEVSMVLLNNLLSLPFAIFLIILFGEWEYGCNQIANVLGCSNSQWISWACH is encoded by the exons ATGAATCAACTAATA GTTTGTGAGATGTCGTCCGAATTCAAGGTAGATGTAATTAGCCATGATTTTGAGGAATCAGGTTTAAGTTCCTTGAATGGAGAAGTGACGTTGGCTGAAAGGGTTAATGAAGTATTTGAAGTTCTTAATGTTAACCGTAAGCAAGGAAATGGATCAATCAGCAATATTGTGACAAATACAGAACGCAGAACTTTCAGTGACAA GGTTTCTAGAGGGAAACAAGCTGCGGTTGATGATAGTATCAATCTTCAGATTGATGGTGATGAAAAGCGTGAACATGGACCAGCAAAAAAATCTGGACCTCTTTTGTCTGGGACAGCTTACTGCATTTCCTCTTGCAGCATGATTTTGCtgaataaagttgttttatccGGTTATAATTTCAATGCGGGAATATCCCTAATGTTTTATCAG AACCTTATCAGTTCTTTAGTTGTTGTGCTATTGGGCCTCTGTCGAGTAGTTTCTGTGGAAAAGCTGAACTGGAAGCTGATTAGGGTCTGGATCCCTGTAAATGTTATATTCATTGGAATGCTTGTATCTGGCATGTATAG tttGAAGTACATAAACATAGCAATGGTGACTATTCTGAAGAACATGACAAATATTTTAACAGCAATTGGAGAATTGTATATATTTCGGAAACATCAGAATCAAAAAGTGTGGACTGCAATGTTTTTAATG ATTATCTCTGCTGTCAGTGGTGGTATCACAGATCTCTCCTTTGATCCAGTGGGTTATGCATGGCAGATTATGAATTGCATTCTAACAGCTAGCTACTCT CTCACCCTGCGGCGTGTCATGGACGAGGCAAAGAAGTCAACAAGATCTGGATCACTCAATGAAGTGTCAATGGTGTTGCTGAATAATTTATTATCTTTACCTTTTGCCATCTTCTTGATTATACTGTTTGGCGAATGGGAATAT GGATGTAACCAAATCGCCAATGTTTTGGGTTGTAGCAACAGCCAGTGGATTTCTTGGGCTTGCCATTAG